In one window of Microplitis demolitor isolate Queensland-Clemson2020A chromosome 4, iyMicDemo2.1a, whole genome shotgun sequence DNA:
- the LOC103580888 gene encoding ras GTPase-activating protein-binding protein 1 — protein MVMEATHSAAHSARSVGREFVRQYYTLLNQAPAHLHRFYNHNSAFIHGGLDNTDRDVIPAVGQKEIHQKIQELNFRDCHTRISQVDSQATLEDGVVIQVTGEFSNAGEPMRRFTQTFVLAARAPKTYYVLNDIFRYQDLGFPDEEVELETETSNEIAERTETEEGHEEIEIEEGQAPPVVNQTEHHIAQAPQQPQAPPQTQPAAIPPQMYYPPTTNQMIVVNGTIHDPEAMITQTQMMPIPQPAAQFVEPAPEFTQEEVPAEHQQSQPEQNNEETRNEENQDQQTDNFNQQPVNENDNEQNQSTGVNNKPKSYARTVRSNVIGNCNMIPKTMSPPPVSNVRNEERPIDVWNSTNTNMSSNVMTSGAGQPQHQQNRIQNPQPPQQQRPRVGPPQKDNRGGERRRDWPDSHQLFVGNVPHSATETELRIIFERFGKVADLRIFSKGNERSKGPQGSNNSMRVPHYGFVTFEDSNVVSKVLAACPICYPDENGQKLNIEEKKNKPRIPGDNMRNQDNMRSSMGPQQRGPGGPGVMRGGQHPRGGRGGFSRDGGRGGMRQPGMGNSGGYQNRR, from the exons ATGGTGATGGAGGCTACACATTCGGCAGCACACTCAGCACGATCTGTTGGTCGTGAATTTGTTCGACAATACTATACATTGTTGAACCAAGCACCAGCTCATTTACACAG attCTACAATCATAACTCAGCTTTTATACACGGTGGCTTAGACAACACAGATCGTGATGTTATTCCAGCAGTGGGACAAAAagaaattcatcaaaaaattcaagaattaaatttccgtGATTGTCATACTCGAATCAGTCAAGTTGATTCCCAAGCAACTTTAGAAGATGGTGTTGTCATTCAg gTTACTGGTGAATTTTCAAATGCCGGTGAACCAATGCGCCGTTTCACTCAAACATTTGTACTCGCAGCCCGTGCACCCAAAACATACTACGTTCTCAATGACATTTTCCGTTATCAAGACCTCGGTTTTCCTGATGAAGAAGTTGAGTTGGAAACAGAAACATCAAACGAAATAGCTGAACGTACCGAAACTGAAGAAGGACATGAAGAAATAGAAATTGAAGAAGGCCAAGCACCACCAGTTGTTAATCAGACTGAGCATCATATTGCTCAGGCACCTCAACAACCTCAAGCGCCGCCTCAAACTCAACCGGCAGCTATTCCACCTCAAATGTACTACCCACCAACAACTAATCAGATGATTGTTGTAAATGGAACGATTCATGATCCGGAAGCAATGATTACTCAAACTCAAATGATGCCGATTCCTCAACCAGCCGCTCAATTTGTTGAACCTGCACCTGAATTTACTCAGGAAGAAGTTCCTGCTGAACATCAGCAGTCACAGCCAGAGCAAAATAACGAGGAGACGCGTAATGAAGAAAATCAGGATCAACAGACAGATAATTTCAATCAGCAACCGGttaatgaaaatgataatgaaCAAAATCAATCGACGGGCGTTAATAATAAACCTAAATCTTATGCAAGAACTGTTAGATCAAACGTCATTGGAAACTGTAACATGATTCCCAAAACTATGTCACca cctcCGGTATCAAATGTCAGGAACGAAGAGCGTCCAATTGATGTGTGGAACTCAACAAACACAAACATGTCGTCGAATGTAATGACATCTGGAGCTGGACAACCGCAGCATCAACAAAACAGAATTCAAAATCCACAGCCACCACAACAGCAGCGTCCCCGTGTTGGTCCACCACAAAAAGATAACCGAGGAGGTGAAAGACGCCGCGATTGGCCGGACAGTCATCAATTATTTGTCGGCAATGTTCCTCATTCAGCGACAGAAACAGAATTGAGAATAATATTTGAACGGTTTGGAAAAGTTGCTGATCTTAGAATATTTTCAAAGGGAAACGAACGCAGCAAAGGACCTCAGGGTTCTAACAATTCAATGCGTGTTCCTCATTATGGTTTCGTTACATTCGAAGACTCTAATGTTGTTTCTAAAGTACTTGCGGCTTGT cCAATTTGTTATCCGGATGAAAAtggtcaaaaattaaatattgaagagaaaaaaaataaaccaagaATACCTGGTGATAATATGAGAAATCAAGACAATATGAGATCATCAATGGGTCCTCAACAACGTGGTccag gtggaCCAGGTGTAATGAGAGGTGGACAACATCCACGTGGTGGTCGCGGTGGTTTTTCACGTGACGGCGGACGCGGGGGAATGAGACAACCAGGAATGGGAAACTCGGGTGGTTATCAAAATCGCCGTTAA
- the LOC103580953 gene encoding uncharacterized protein LOC103580953: MAQSLNVEEAAIELINNFEKLISVNSTDSEVLENNRVDALKNINSIFERVQSYHSSDREYNYMIEDKFQEALVNLSLLSEWKRNGDFFESLNDIESRFNSQVKEFLIMYKEFSARMINYFNDNSAHFDHSYSHPLNFIVRYSTDINESSKPCAHNIYEMQINFWKLMKNHDINCGKKSIYNRLYDLYNDILIGVYKGYTISFIDYELRKLKQFHSMNKTDNRMYKNCDPREWSEERNYIRIKNDVSYYEPSTKWYYDRDALYLRDVEPEFECNGTRIYYTPEDLVMGIVYSLDCPFVFLDNDDYNNDRSCRLYSSSDFMGYKNKNWSSACVSGDHNVLGTLCSCDKQSDSDTSIRTISLKEYYTNSSDNRVVTGIRFAVEKNIITIQIQDGQLINGIIDPNSVRWRTDDDYPSDEQDPKTVRLDYKIRGFNLDDIELPEGQFVTGVKFVLTKKDRISLAVRGSTMYDNKIGIFSPPVEDQWHYPSEINSTRRSNIDVNYPKNPTDLKLLTTEISKSGQHYINLSISTFSSSNHNTAVVPLLDSRAVETHPPSGIGGLGLFYTGHSGYGGFLAFKYFSSQYKHFSHLPIRSIISSMKTPEIYL, translated from the exons atggCTCAGTCTCTGAATGTTGAAGAAGCAGccattgaattaataaataattttgaaaagttaatATCAGTTAATAGTACTGACAGTGAAGttttggaaaataatcgagttgatgcattgaaaaatataaatagtatatttgaAAGAGTTCAATCATATCATTCATCAGACCGcgaatataattatatgatagaAGATAAATTTCAAGAGGCGCttgttaatttatcattattaagcgAATGGAAAAGAAATGGCGACTTCTTTGAGTCCCTAAATGATATTGAAAGTCGGTTTAATTCTCAAGTTAAAGAATTTCTGATTATGTACAAGGAGTTTTCAGCtagaatgattaattattttaacgatAACTCGGCTCATTTTGATCATTCTTACAGCCATCCTTTGAATTTTATCGTACGTTATTCTACGGATATTAACGAGTCGAGTAAGCCATGTGCtcacaatatatatgaaatgCAAATAAACTTTTGGAAACTAatg aaaaatcatGACATCAATTGtggtaaaaaatcaatatacaATCGATTATATGACTTATATAACGATATTTTGATCGGAGTTTATAAAGGATATACTATATCTTTTATAGACTATGAACTACGCAAACTGAAACAATTcc ATTCAATGAATAAGACTGATAACAGAATGTACAAAAATTGCGATCCAAGAGAATGGTCAGAAg agaggAATTATATTCGCATTAAAAATGATGTGTCGTATTATGAACCAAGTACTAAATGGTACTACGATCGAGACGCTTTATACCTACGGGATGTAGAGCCAGAATTTGAATGTAATGGGACGAGGATATACTATACTCCTGAAGATCTAGTAATGGGAATCGTGTACAGTCTTGATTGTCCATTT GTTTTTCTGGATAATGATGATTACAATAATGATAGAAGTTGTCGATTGTATTCTTCTAGCGACTTTATGggatacaaaaataaaaattggtcaTCTGCGTGTGTCTCAGGAGATCATAATGTATTAGGAACATTGTGCTCTTGCGACAAGCAAAGCGATAGTGATACTAGTATTCGTACAATAAGTTTAAAAGAATATTATACCAATAGTTCCGATAATCG AGTCGTTACGGGAATTAGATTTgccgttgaaaaaaatataataacgattcaaattcaagATGGACAATTGATCAATGGTATAATAGATCCGAATAGTGTTAGATGGAGAACTGATGATGATTATCCATCTGATGAACAAGATCCCAAAACTGTTCGGCTCGATTATAAAATACGAGGGTTTAATTTAGATGACATTGAATTGCCCGAAGGACAATTCGTCAcag GAGTGAAATTTGTATTAACGAAAAAAGATCGTATATCATTAGCAGTCAGAGGATCGACAATGTATGACAATAAAATTGGTATCTTTTCACCACCTGTTGAAGACCAATGGCATTATCCATCCGAAATAAATTCTACTCGAag ATCGAACATTGATGtaaattatccaaaaaatccaacagatttaaaattactgaccaCCGAAATAAGTAAATCAGGACAGCACTACATCAATCTATCGATATCTACATTTTCTAGCTCGAATCATAACACTGCAGTGGTACCACTATTAGATTCCCGGGCTGTTGAAACCCACCCACCATCAGGAATTGGCGGACTGGGATTATTTTACACCGGCCACTCGGGCTACGGTGGATTTTTGGCATTCAAATATTTCTCTTCACAATACAAACATTTTTCTCATTTGCCAATACGTTCAATCATTTCCAGTATGAAAACTCCTGAAATCTACTTATAA
- the LOC103580887 gene encoding uncharacterized protein LOC103580887, producing the protein MEFKVSAPGKVILFGEHAVVYNKTAVAASLDLRTTLKFTELPNHDSINLLMPKLDLNIEIPLKRIIDYFEVEKCPKYRENHEKFYKYVSEFVSGLNYSGVNQKLGLEALVYLLIAVLQSESFDLKPFELFLDTGLSIGSGLGSSASFAVCISTCFIHWSNLQKGLTTNLNKDELDKVSQYAMDCEKIMHGTPSGIDHTVAIYGSVIEFKKGEKLELKPILGVTPMEILLVDTQVPRSTKKLVEKFAGLKKKFPKIYDPILESIDNVSKEALAVIRKISKLDEQESISTYQELMTFMEINHGLLTSCQVSHPSLEKICAEAKKYNLSAKMTGAGGGGYGYILLPPYISNQVVDQLSNQLIADGFLVTRTNLGGVGVRIDKN; encoded by the coding sequence atggaattCAAAGTGTCTGCTCCCGGTAAAGTAATTCTTTTTGGCGAGCATGCTgttgtttataacaaaactGCAGTAGCAGCAAGCTTAGATTTGCGtacaacattaaaatttactgagCTGCCAAATCATGATAGTATAAATCTATTAATGCCaaaattagatttaaatattgaaataccTTTGAAACGTATTATTGATTACTTTGAAGTTGAAAAATGCCCTAAGTACAGAGAAaaccatgaaaaattttataaatatgtcagCGAATTCGTTAGCGGGCTTAACTACTCCGGAGTAAATCAAAAACTTGGATTAGAGGCTTTAGTATATCTACTAATTGCCGTATTACAGAGTGAAAGTTTCGATCTTAAGCCTTTTGAACTGTTTCTCGATACCGGTTTGTCAATAGGTTCAGGTTTGGGAAGTTCGGCTTCATTTGCTGTCTGCATTTCGACGTGTTTTATCCATTGGTCGAATTTGCAAAAGGGGTTGACCACTAATTTGAATAAAGATGAGCTAGATAAAGTGTCGCAGTACGCGATGGATTGCGAGAAGATAATGCATGGAACACCATCTGGTATAGACCATACGGTAGCAATTTATGGGTCAGttattgaattcaaaaaaggCGAAAAATTAGAACTAAAGCCGATACTTGGAGTCACGCCGATGGAAATTTTACTTGTGGATACTCAAGTTCCTCGAAGTACTAAAAAGTTGGTTGAGAAATTTGCTGGgctaaaaaagaaatttcctAAAATATATGATCCTATTTTGGAGTCTATTGATAATGTTTCAAAAGAAGCTTTGGCtgttattagaaaaataagtaaactTGATGAACAAGAATCCATTAGCACGTATCAGGAATTAATGACTTTTATGGAAATAAATCATGGATTGCTTACGAGCTGTCAAGTTTCACATCCgtcacttgaaaaaatttgtgcggaagcaaaaaaatataatttgtcaGCTAAAATGACTGGAGCGGGCGGAGGCGGGTatggatatattttattaccgcCGTATATTTCAAATCAAGTCGTCGATCAGTTATCGAACCAATTGATTGCCGATGGATTTTTGGTCACACGGACTAATCTCGGAGGAGTTGGAGTACGCAttgataaaaactaa
- the LOC103580886 gene encoding E3 ubiquitin-protein ligase arih1: protein MDFDDNYDDSPDCELEPYFSEGEVEMENLSTCDSSDHDNDYPYQVLKAEEIVGHMLKKIKSISGIIEIPSTITRILLNHFNWDEEKLLDKFYTQNRSDLFKEAHIIDPSSSAVSKKNNLIIESEDCEICLVSLSCDLMTGMECGHRFCPDCWDSYLSTKIIEQGECQSITCPAHKCDIIVDDETAMNCIKNLNAKTKYQHLITNSYVESDKLLKWCKTPNCNHAIKVSYIDFKPVSCHCGRTFCFKCNEKWHDPILCDLLRKWMKKVDEDAATSAWIGLNTKDCPKCMAIIEKNGGCNHMTCRKCRHEFCWICLMNWKEHNSNYKCNRFESHETNERLEKTRSSLRKYMFYSDRYLNHLKSLELENNLYLVVGDKMMEMQKMDMSWVQVQFLKKAVDILCKCRQTLMYTYSFAYYIEKSNQFSIFEDNQQDLESAIETLSHYLEQDIDEEEPSEIKKKVQDKADYCESRRKVLLDHVHEGYDKDWWSYTNLA, encoded by the coding sequence atggaTTTCGATGACAACTATGACGATTCACCGGATTGTGAATTAGAGCCCTACTTCAGTGAAGGTGAAGTTGAAATGGAAAATCTATCGACATGTGATTCAAGTGATCATGATAATGATTATCCATACCAAGTGTTAAAAGCAGAAGAAATAGTTGGACacatgctaaaaaaaataaaatccatcagcggaataattgaaattccATCAACCATAACGCGAATTCTTCTCAATCATTTTAATTGGGacgaagaaaaattattagataaattttatactcaaAATCGCAGTGATTTGTTTAAGGAAGCTCACATTATTGATCCATCATCATCAGCAGtaagtaagaaaaataatttaattattgagtcTGAAGATTGCGAAATTTGTTTGGTCTCATTATCTTGTGATTTGATGACTGGTATGGAGTGCGGCCATCGTTTCTGTCCCGATTGTTGGGACTCTTATTTATCAACTAAAATAATCGAGCAAGGGGAATGTCAATCAATAACTTGTCCAGCTCATAAGTGCGATATTATCGTTGATGACGAAACTGCGATGAATTGCATTAAGAATTTAAACgccaaaacaaaatatcaacaTTTGATAACAAATAGTTACGTTGAGTCTGACAAATTATTGAAATGGTGCAAGACACCCAATTGTAATCATGCTATTAAAGTATCTTATATTGATTTCAAGCCGGTGTCATGTCACTGCGGCCGgacattttgttttaaatgcAATGAAAAATGGCACGATCCGATTTTATGCGACTTGTTGCGTAAGTGGATGAAAAAAGTCGATGAAGATGCTGCGACATCTGCGTGGATTGGTCTTAATACAAAAGACTGTCCAAAATGTATGgcgataattgaaaaaaatggcgggTGCAATCACATGACTTGTAGAAAGTGCAGGCATGAATTTTGCTGGATTTGTTTAATGAATTGGAAGGaacataattcaaattataaatgcaATAGATTTGAATCTCATGAGACTAATGAACGTTTGGAAAAAACAAGGTCTTCGTTACgcaaatatatgttttattcggatcgttatttaaatcatttgaaaTCGCTGGAGTTAGAGAACAATTTGTATCTTGTCGTTGGTGACAAAATGATGGAGATGCAGAAAATGGACATGTCTTGGGTCCAAGtacagtttttgaaaaaagctGTTGATATATTGTGCAAATGCAGGCAAACTTTGATGTATACGTACTCGTTTGCGTACTATATTGAGAAGTCTAATCAGTTTAGTATTTTTGAAGATAATCAGCAGGATCTTGAGTCGGCTATTGAAACTTTGTCCCATTATTTAGAGCAGGATATCGATGAGGAAGAGCCTAGTGAAATTAAGAAGAAGGTTCAGGACAAAGCTGATTACTGCGAAAGTAGAAGGAAGGTTCTGCTGGATCATGTTCATGAGGGCTATGATAAAGACTGGTGGAGTTACACAAATCTTGCGTGA